The Rhodohalobacter sp. SW132 genome includes a region encoding these proteins:
- a CDS encoding branched-chain amino acid aminotransferase: MEITRTKESRLSSIDFENLEFGRQFSDHMIDMSYKNGAWQDPSIVPYAPISFHPSMHALHYGQAVFEGMKAYYADEETVHLFRLDDHHQRISDSSERLCIPSMDKSSFIESLEELIRLDHQWVPKKHGHALYVRPFVFASEEYIAARAANEYRYMVITSPVAAYYKEGFNPVSLTTTDNFVRAVKGGTGEAKAAGNYGGSFLPAQQAQKDGYTQVLWLDAKENKYVEEVGTMNIFFLIGNTLVTPKLGGTVLPGITRRSVIALAKEWNVDVEERRITIDEVFDAHSDGSLKEVFGSGTAAVISPVGLIHHQGKTLELDREKIGPFAQKMFDTITGIQYGKLDDPFGWVHPVKVG, translated from the coding sequence ATGGAGATTACCCGAACCAAAGAAAGCAGACTCTCTTCTATCGATTTCGAAAACCTTGAATTTGGACGGCAATTTTCCGACCACATGATTGATATGAGCTACAAAAACGGTGCATGGCAGGATCCTTCCATTGTACCGTACGCTCCCATCTCGTTTCATCCGTCGATGCACGCCCTTCACTACGGTCAGGCCGTCTTTGAAGGCATGAAAGCCTACTATGCGGATGAAGAAACCGTACACCTTTTTCGGCTTGATGATCACCACCAAAGAATCAGTGATTCTTCAGAACGGCTCTGTATTCCATCGATGGATAAAAGCTCATTTATTGAAAGCCTGGAAGAATTGATCCGGCTGGATCATCAATGGGTTCCAAAAAAACACGGCCACGCACTTTATGTGCGACCTTTTGTGTTTGCATCAGAAGAGTACATCGCGGCACGGGCGGCAAATGAATATCGATACATGGTGATTACCAGTCCGGTTGCTGCGTATTATAAAGAAGGATTCAATCCAGTCAGTCTCACAACTACGGATAATTTTGTCCGCGCTGTGAAAGGCGGAACCGGTGAGGCGAAAGCAGCCGGGAATTACGGCGGAAGTTTTCTGCCGGCTCAGCAAGCACAGAAAGATGGATATACCCAGGTGCTCTGGCTTGATGCCAAAGAGAATAAATATGTGGAGGAAGTGGGCACGATGAATATCTTCTTTTTGATAGGCAATACGCTCGTAACTCCAAAACTTGGCGGCACCGTGCTTCCCGGCATCACGCGCCGATCGGTTATCGCCCTGGCGAAAGAGTGGAATGTGGATGTAGAAGAGCGCCGGATTACCATAGATGAAGTATTCGATGCTCATAGTGATGGAAGCCTCAAGGAAGTTTTCGGCTCCGGAACCGCTGCGGTAATCTCCCCGGTCGGGCTGATCCATCACCAGGGAAAAACGCTGGAACTCGATCGCGAAAAAATCGGTCCTTTTGCCCAAAAGATGTTCGATACCATTACCGGTATCCAGTACGGCAAACTTGATGATCCGTTTGGATGGGTTCACCCAGTGAAGGTGGGGTAA
- the recQ gene encoding DNA helicase RecQ: MITQAKSILKETFGFDQFRPLQENVIKNVLEKKDTLVIMPTGGGKSLCYQIPAMLFDGLTIVVSPLISLMKDQVDQLTSYGIPAVVLNSSISDDLYRLNEQKVRSGQAKMLYVAPESLMTDRIRHLLTQVKVDCFTIDEAHCISEWGHDFRPDYRQLAEIRKDFPEAVCIGLTATATPRVREDIKEILEFRDASTFVASFDRENLFLNVVDKSGPVDQILDFLYTRKGQSGIIYCFSRRQTDELYQDLKDEGHSVRPYHAGLSEHQRETYQNAFIRDDIDIIVATVAFGMGIDKPDVRFVIHHDMPQNIESYYQQIGRAGRDGLRSDCLLLYSHSDRQKINYFINQKEGEEKEVAKKHLEDLINYLTTSDCRRIPLMEYFGETYNGNDCGMCDNCISMKDEMEDLTVAAQKFLSCIVRTDERFGATHITDILRGSKAKKVLENGHDELSTYGIGEEFSKDQWVQLSRLLVRKDFLTKDPKYGSLLLTDDARKVLKDEKRVTGVLDRTQTAIDGSAAARTSSDVENRYDENLFEELRKVRKDLAVQQDVAPYVIFPDTTLMEMAYYFPQSSETLTGIYGVGDAKQKKYGRDFLEVIKEYCEENNIEEREREIKKKTKKRSSSKKHVQIGEDYNNGKSLEHLAEEHGVKMPTILKHLKTFLEEGNDLRQDGILDASGLSQRKVDEVNQAMDKVGPELLKPVYEELNKSVGYSELRMMQLYYIAKNGS; the protein is encoded by the coding sequence ATGATAACGCAGGCAAAAAGTATTCTAAAAGAGACATTTGGTTTTGATCAGTTCCGCCCGCTGCAGGAAAATGTGATCAAAAACGTTCTGGAAAAAAAAGACACACTTGTTATTATGCCCACCGGCGGAGGAAAATCACTCTGCTACCAGATTCCAGCCATGCTGTTCGACGGACTCACCATTGTGGTTTCTCCGCTGATTTCATTGATGAAAGATCAGGTGGATCAGCTTACATCCTACGGCATTCCAGCCGTTGTTCTGAACAGCTCAATTTCTGATGATCTCTACCGGCTGAACGAGCAGAAAGTGAGAAGCGGCCAGGCAAAAATGCTCTATGTTGCACCGGAATCCCTGATGACGGACAGAATTCGTCACCTGCTCACCCAAGTGAAGGTAGACTGCTTCACAATTGATGAAGCACACTGTATTTCGGAATGGGGGCACGATTTTCGTCCGGATTATCGCCAGCTTGCCGAAATCCGAAAAGACTTTCCGGAAGCGGTCTGCATCGGCCTCACGGCAACGGCAACGCCGCGGGTGCGGGAAGATATTAAAGAAATTCTCGAGTTCAGGGATGCTTCCACATTTGTGGCAAGTTTCGACAGGGAAAATCTATTCCTGAATGTAGTGGATAAATCCGGCCCGGTAGACCAGATTCTCGACTTTCTCTATACACGAAAAGGTCAGTCGGGAATTATTTACTGTTTCAGCCGGCGCCAGACCGATGAACTCTACCAGGATCTGAAAGACGAGGGGCATTCGGTTCGCCCGTATCACGCCGGGCTGAGCGAGCATCAGAGGGAAACGTATCAAAATGCATTTATCCGGGACGATATCGACATAATTGTAGCCACGGTAGCCTTTGGCATGGGGATCGATAAGCCGGATGTGCGATTTGTGATTCACCACGATATGCCGCAAAATATTGAATCGTACTACCAGCAGATTGGCCGTGCGGGTCGAGACGGTCTGCGTTCTGACTGTCTGCTTCTCTACAGCCACTCCGATCGCCAGAAGATCAACTACTTCATCAATCAAAAAGAGGGGGAGGAGAAAGAGGTTGCCAAGAAGCATCTTGAGGACCTGATCAACTACCTTACCACGAGTGACTGCCGGCGAATTCCGCTGATGGAATATTTTGGTGAAACGTATAATGGCAATGACTGCGGTATGTGCGACAACTGCATCTCCATGAAAGATGAGATGGAAGACCTGACGGTGGCTGCTCAGAAATTTTTATCCTGTATTGTACGCACAGACGAGCGATTCGGTGCTACACATATCACCGATATTCTTCGCGGCTCAAAAGCGAAAAAAGTTCTTGAGAACGGACATGATGAGCTCTCAACTTATGGTATTGGCGAAGAGTTCAGCAAAGATCAGTGGGTACAGCTGTCGAGATTGCTGGTTCGGAAAGATTTTCTTACCAAAGATCCCAAATACGGATCGCTTTTGCTGACTGATGATGCCAGGAAAGTACTGAAGGATGAAAAACGGGTAACCGGAGTTCTGGATCGCACGCAAACTGCGATTGACGGAAGCGCAGCGGCAAGAACATCATCAGACGTGGAGAACCGGTATGATGAAAACCTGTTTGAAGAGCTTCGGAAAGTGCGGAAGGATCTCGCCGTACAGCAGGATGTGGCTCCGTACGTGATTTTCCCTGATACCACACTGATGGAGATGGCTTATTATTTTCCTCAATCATCGGAAACCCTCACCGGCATTTACGGTGTGGGAGATGCGAAACAGAAGAAATATGGACGTGATTTTTTAGAGGTCATTAAGGAGTATTGCGAGGAAAACAATATTGAAGAGCGTGAACGGGAAATTAAAAAGAAGACCAAAAAAAGATCTTCATCCAAGAAGCATGTGCAGATCGGTGAGGATTACAACAATGGCAAATCACTTGAACACCTGGCTGAAGAACACGGCGTGAAAATGCCCACGATTTTAAAACATCTTAAAACGTTTCTTGAAGAAGGAAATGATCTCAGGCAGGATGGAATCCTGGATGCTTCCGGTCTCTCACAACGTAAAGTCGATGAAGTAAATCAGGCTATGGATAAAGTGGGGCCTGAATTGCTGAAACCTGTATACGAAGAACTCAATAAATCGGTTGGATACAGCGAACTCCGGATGATGCAGCTCTATTACATTGCCAAAAACGGATCATAG
- a CDS encoding metallophosphoesterase codes for MPWPLRMTLLISAITVICMFYNALRIHWYTKQTGLYQHHIFWGIFSTVVVVIFAYPLSGWLINESSGGFSREWYPVWMIALFWFGFIFNTVLLSWILAADFINAVLTWVFRIRRPQLQTILGLAVLAVSFIVFFYTASKTIYDTNRVKIETIMFEHPSDYFDENRSLRIAHISEIHADRYTSPEKINRYIQRTGEQNPDIVFVTGDLISSGLDYVEIATEALGSINPPLGVHFVMGDHDYWSGQDQIAESLEEQGVNVLRDENQWIDFGDTTIKITGVTEVYSTSIDRSLLRELLSETNGEQLSILFSHQAPDDLITIAQESGTDVLLKGHTHGGQIRIPLFFRKFTAASMETDYVIGHWLLDDMLLNVNSGLGFTLAPLRYNAPAEVSVIEIN; via the coding sequence ATGCCCTGGCCGTTACGGATGACGCTATTGATTTCTGCCATTACCGTAATCTGCATGTTTTACAATGCGTTGCGAATCCATTGGTACACAAAGCAAACCGGGCTTTACCAGCACCATATATTTTGGGGGATTTTCAGTACTGTAGTTGTGGTAATATTTGCATATCCATTGTCAGGTTGGCTGATTAATGAAAGTTCGGGAGGGTTCTCCCGTGAGTGGTACCCGGTGTGGATGATCGCGTTGTTCTGGTTTGGTTTTATTTTTAACACAGTGCTCCTGAGCTGGATTTTAGCTGCAGACTTCATCAATGCGGTTTTAACGTGGGTTTTTCGAATTCGGCGCCCGCAACTTCAAACCATTCTCGGGTTAGCCGTTCTTGCAGTATCATTTATCGTGTTTTTTTATACAGCATCAAAAACTATCTACGATACAAACCGCGTGAAAATTGAAACGATTATGTTTGAACATCCGTCGGATTATTTTGATGAAAATCGGTCGTTACGAATTGCCCACATTTCGGAAATACACGCCGATCGATATACATCTCCGGAAAAGATAAATCGGTACATTCAAAGAACAGGTGAGCAGAATCCGGATATCGTATTTGTTACCGGTGATCTTATCTCCTCCGGATTGGATTATGTGGAGATTGCGACAGAAGCTCTCGGATCGATCAATCCGCCATTGGGTGTTCATTTTGTGATGGGAGATCACGATTACTGGTCCGGCCAGGATCAGATCGCAGAATCACTCGAAGAGCAGGGCGTGAATGTGCTGCGTGATGAGAACCAATGGATAGATTTTGGTGATACAACAATCAAAATTACGGGTGTAACGGAGGTTTACAGCACATCGATTGACCGCAGCCTGCTTAGAGAGCTTCTGAGTGAAACGAACGGCGAGCAGCTATCCATTCTGTTTTCCCACCAGGCGCCTGATGATCTGATCACTATCGCACAGGAATCCGGAACGGATGTTCTTTTAAAAGGGCACACGCATGGGGGACAGATCCGCATCCCCTTGTTTTTTAGAAAATTTACTGCAGCCAGTATGGAAACCGATTATGTAATTGGCCACTGGCTGCTCGATGATATGCTGCTGAACGTCAACAGCGGCCTCGGATTTACACTGGCCCCGCTCCGTTACAACGCCCCGGCAGAGGTATCTGTGATTGAGATAAATTAG
- the ppc gene encoding phosphoenolpyruvate carboxylase — protein MTWKETIEHYATASDISKPLTDKMIALTGLLENFLENKGVTPMRELSASLPEKAAEAFDNKNEANQELQKRISSLELGQITDLLRLTTIFFHLVNSLEQHEIIRINRERAKNIDQEHPRPESIAELLSGFKKNGYSYEQSVDLFQKLDIQPTITAHPTEARRRSILNKQENITSMIGKMDDSRLTPNEKEGILHQVMNEIALLISTDEVRSERLTVEDEVENGLFFFTNTIWSTVPRLYDDIRFAFNRQYGKVPELPIIFKYRSWIGSDRDGNPNVTRDVTWKTLLEHRKTALRMYLSELRETRRYLSVSQNLVDVPDSLLKSLKKDDKEVPLSNRFKRGYKNEPYRRKLTHMMHRLEILLEDINKDEQAVVNSASFYTAEDFIADLDLIHTSLKESGLRDVAQFGQFNDLRIRAKTFGFHLAALDIRQHSEIHELAVEDLLTVAHVKKGYTDLSEDEKIKLLTKELQNPRPLSPVDYKLKKDTEKILSVFKLVRTLLELDKNSFGSYIVSMTHDVSDLLEVAILAKEAGLWRWDGKTVHSDIDIVPLFETIDDLDRSPGLMEKILTDEIYKHQVEARNGFQEIMLGYSDSNKDGGYWMANWALQKAQLRLGKVLKEHKVDFRLFHGRGGSVGRGGGRSNRAILALPSISNNGRIRFTEQGEIISFRYSLTDIARRHLEQIVNAVARVTAGEGQKALKEGDGTEKIMDRISDSSMEAYRNLIDDPKFWDWFKYITPVEHIGNLPIASRPVSRGGDGGLQFENLRAIPWVFGWTQVRYNVPGWFGLGAALEPMLKENPDHMETLQNWYENWSFFNTIIDNAQREIARTHSLTNGLYSDRSNEGKLHNIIREDFEKTRELILKITKQDDILDSRKVIQNSIKFRNVFTYPLNVIQADLLNRWENAETDEELKQLRHALYLSINGVAAAMQSTG, from the coding sequence ATGACCTGGAAAGAGACGATCGAACATTACGCAACAGCTTCTGATATCAGCAAACCTCTTACCGATAAAATGATAGCCCTAACAGGGTTACTTGAGAATTTCCTGGAAAACAAAGGGGTCACTCCAATGCGGGAACTATCAGCAAGCTTGCCTGAAAAAGCGGCTGAAGCGTTTGATAACAAAAATGAAGCAAACCAGGAGCTTCAGAAACGAATTTCGTCTCTTGAATTAGGTCAAATTACCGACCTTCTCAGGCTCACTACTATTTTCTTCCACCTTGTAAATTCTCTTGAGCAGCATGAAATTATCCGTATTAACAGGGAACGAGCCAAAAATATAGACCAGGAGCACCCCCGCCCGGAAAGCATCGCCGAACTGTTAAGTGGATTTAAAAAGAACGGATACAGTTACGAACAGTCTGTTGATCTCTTTCAAAAACTGGATATTCAGCCTACAATCACGGCGCATCCCACCGAAGCCCGGCGCAGAAGTATTCTGAATAAACAGGAGAATATTACATCTATGATTGGAAAAATGGATGATTCCCGTCTCACACCAAATGAAAAAGAGGGAATACTGCACCAGGTTATGAATGAAATTGCTCTTCTCATTTCAACCGATGAAGTTCGTTCAGAGCGTTTAACGGTTGAAGATGAAGTTGAAAACGGCCTCTTCTTTTTCACGAATACGATTTGGAGCACCGTCCCCCGGCTCTATGATGATATACGATTTGCATTCAACAGACAGTATGGCAAAGTGCCGGAACTGCCAATTATTTTTAAATACCGGTCGTGGATCGGAAGCGACCGTGACGGGAACCCAAATGTAACGCGCGACGTAACCTGGAAAACACTCCTGGAACACCGCAAAACGGCGCTTCGCATGTATTTGTCTGAGCTTCGTGAAACTCGACGATACCTCTCAGTTTCACAAAATTTGGTTGATGTCCCTGACTCACTTCTAAAGTCGCTTAAGAAAGATGACAAAGAAGTTCCGCTGAGCAACCGGTTCAAACGCGGGTATAAAAATGAACCTTATCGCCGGAAATTAACTCACATGATGCACCGTCTGGAAATTCTCCTGGAGGATATCAATAAAGATGAACAGGCGGTTGTAAATTCTGCATCTTTTTATACTGCAGAAGATTTTATTGCTGACCTGGATCTCATTCACACTTCCCTTAAAGAGAGCGGCCTTCGGGACGTGGCTCAATTCGGTCAGTTTAACGATCTTAGAATTAGGGCTAAAACATTTGGTTTCCACCTTGCAGCACTCGATATCAGGCAGCACAGCGAAATTCATGAACTTGCAGTTGAAGATCTGCTCACTGTTGCCCACGTCAAAAAAGGGTATACCGATCTATCGGAAGATGAAAAAATAAAGCTGCTTACAAAAGAGCTGCAGAACCCGCGTCCACTTAGCCCTGTAGATTATAAGCTGAAGAAAGATACAGAGAAGATTTTATCAGTATTCAAGCTGGTGAGAACACTCCTTGAACTGGATAAAAACTCATTTGGAAGCTACATCGTCAGTATGACCCATGATGTGAGCGACCTGCTCGAAGTTGCAATTCTTGCAAAAGAAGCCGGACTCTGGCGATGGGACGGTAAAACCGTACATAGTGATATTGATATCGTGCCTCTCTTCGAAACAATTGATGACCTCGACCGCAGCCCGGGCCTGATGGAAAAAATCCTCACCGATGAAATTTATAAGCACCAGGTTGAAGCTCGTAACGGATTCCAGGAGATAATGCTTGGGTATTCCGACAGTAATAAAGATGGCGGTTACTGGATGGCCAACTGGGCACTACAGAAAGCACAGCTCCGGTTGGGTAAGGTTCTGAAAGAACATAAAGTAGATTTCAGACTGTTTCACGGTCGCGGTGGTTCTGTTGGTCGCGGTGGTGGCCGATCAAATCGCGCCATTCTTGCCCTGCCATCCATCAGTAATAACGGTAGGATTCGGTTTACGGAACAGGGTGAAATTATCTCTTTCCGATACTCTCTGACCGATATTGCACGCCGCCATCTTGAGCAGATTGTAAATGCGGTAGCAAGAGTAACCGCCGGAGAAGGACAAAAAGCCCTGAAAGAAGGAGACGGGACGGAAAAAATAATGGATCGCATATCTGATAGTTCTATGGAGGCGTACCGAAATCTGATTGATGATCCCAAATTCTGGGATTGGTTCAAGTATATCACGCCTGTTGAGCACATCGGGAATCTTCCGATTGCCTCCCGGCCGGTTTCGCGAGGTGGTGACGGCGGACTTCAGTTTGAAAATCTTCGGGCTATTCCCTGGGTATTTGGCTGGACTCAGGTACGGTATAACGTTCCGGGATGGTTTGGCCTTGGCGCTGCACTGGAACCGATGCTCAAAGAGAATCCCGACCATATGGAAACGCTGCAGAACTGGTATGAAAACTGGAGTTTTTTCAACACAATTATCGATAATGCCCAGCGTGAAATTGCCAGAACGCACAGTCTTACAAATGGTCTCTACTCAGATAGAAGCAACGAGGGCAAACTTCATAACATCATACGAGAAGACTTTGAGAAAACACGGGAGTTGATTCTGAAGATTACCAAACAGGATGATATACTCGACAGCCGAAAAGTGATCCAGAACTCTATTAAGTTCCGGAATGTCTTCACCTATCCGCTGAATGTTATCCAGGCCGATCTTCTGAACAGATGGGAAAATGCTGAAACAGATGAGGAACTGAAGCAGCTGCGGCACGCTCTCTACCTGAGCATTAATGGAGTTGCTGCCGCGATGCAGAGTACCGGGTAA
- a CDS encoding choice-of-anchor D domain-containing protein — protein MNRIIYVLSLLFLSSLFALQTHAQTWNPGNAVTMPAPPSHEICTIDYTGIDADHFVRAGEMVAKYSQLQAASTITVNYLTADAGEWPQDAMAAFDYAVSIWEAHLQSDVTIVINATWRTFDDDNVLGSASPATFVGGFGAEDETWYAVAQASAMTGNNFRQQFDLDSDIEVSMNADFGNWYFGTDANTPPNRIDFTTVVLHEIGHGIGFVGSMRETSENSSIIQWGFASNAGDSFPVIYDRFTEDGDNVMLIDENVYGNPSSALFNALTGSRGGVFFDGESSNMSNLGEPVTLYTPTDFRQGSTYSHLDQVTYTGTDNALMRPRIDSQLAIHTPGPVFCGMLDDKGWPLGGACLQLLGDEARIAVSEETLDFGISNVGTARDMTLSITNLENAEDPLRGRIEIEGAGFSLIGGSRTYSINPGRTTNFTIRYRPQDADIHEGSVIISHNADNQASPIIVPVLGEALEENRVVALEQSYPNPVNPYTHTLQIPYVISEQSNVQINLYDISGQHVARIFEGEQNEGRYLQEFDGRQLASGVYLYRIVVHGAAETGKLMILR, from the coding sequence ATGAATAGAATCATTTACGTATTAAGTTTACTGTTTTTATCCTCTCTTTTTGCACTACAAACTCATGCGCAAACCTGGAACCCCGGCAATGCTGTTACCATGCCGGCTCCGCCTTCTCATGAAATCTGTACAATAGATTATACAGGAATTGATGCGGATCATTTTGTACGTGCTGGGGAAATGGTGGCAAAGTATTCTCAGCTGCAGGCTGCGTCTACGATTACTGTTAACTATTTAACGGCTGATGCGGGTGAATGGCCACAGGATGCAATGGCTGCTTTTGATTATGCGGTGAGTATATGGGAAGCTCACCTTCAGTCGGATGTAACGATCGTGATCAATGCTACCTGGCGCACTTTTGATGATGATAATGTATTGGGTTCGGCAAGCCCGGCAACGTTTGTTGGTGGATTTGGTGCTGAAGATGAAACCTGGTACGCTGTAGCTCAGGCCAGTGCAATGACCGGAAATAATTTTCGCCAGCAATTCGATCTCGATTCAGATATTGAGGTATCTATGAATGCAGATTTTGGGAACTGGTACTTCGGAACTGATGCAAATACTCCGCCAAACCGGATCGATTTTACGACGGTTGTTCTTCACGAAATTGGTCACGGAATTGGGTTTGTAGGTAGTATGCGGGAGACATCAGAAAACTCGTCGATTATTCAATGGGGATTCGCATCAAATGCCGGAGATAGCTTTCCCGTGATATACGACCGATTTACGGAAGATGGTGACAATGTAATGCTGATTGATGAAAATGTTTACGGAAATCCATCTTCTGCTCTTTTTAATGCGTTAACAGGAAGCCGCGGCGGTGTATTTTTTGATGGCGAATCCTCAAATATGTCTAATCTTGGAGAACCGGTAACATTGTATACCCCCACAGATTTTCGTCAGGGTTCTACCTATTCGCACCTCGACCAAGTAACCTATACCGGAACCGATAATGCATTGATGAGGCCTCGGATTGATAGTCAACTGGCCATTCATACTCCAGGGCCTGTGTTTTGCGGTATGCTGGATGATAAAGGATGGCCGCTGGGCGGGGCTTGTTTGCAGCTGTTGGGTGATGAAGCAAGGATTGCGGTAAGTGAAGAGACTCTGGATTTTGGTATTTCAAATGTGGGGACAGCAAGGGATATGACTCTATCTATTACAAATCTTGAAAATGCAGAAGACCCGTTAAGAGGCCGGATTGAAATAGAAGGAGCCGGTTTTTCTCTGATTGGCGGATCACGCACGTATTCCATCAATCCGGGAAGAACGACAAATTTCACCATTCGATACAGGCCTCAGGATGCTGATATCCACGAAGGAAGTGTCATTATATCGCACAATGCCGATAACCAGGCCAGCCCGATTATTGTGCCTGTTTTGGGTGAAGCACTTGAAGAAAATCGCGTTGTAGCTCTTGAACAAAGCTATCCTAACCCGGTAAATCCTTATACACATACACTACAGATTCCCTATGTAATTTCAGAACAGTCGAATGTTCAAATTAATCTTTATGATATATCCGGCCAGCATGTTGCCCGTATTTTCGAAGGAGAGCAGAACGAAGGGAGATATTTACAGGAGTTTGATGGGCGCCAGCTCGCAAGCGGAGTGTATCTGTACAGAATTGTCGTACACGGAGCTGCAGAAACGGGAAAATTGATGATTCTTCGCTAA
- a CDS encoding uracil-DNA glycosylase: MITSFIDRLKEKPSGTLFNPWYETDPENDKHPDAPSIRRKQLAHYLQERVGKAKYLMIAEALGYQGGHFTGIAMTSERILLGHQRNKYSVHPNHVFQTISPARTSKVSVAEKGMTEPTATIMWGALTDLGIDPYEVVLWNAVPWHPYNPNKGLLSNRTPLPSEMEAGLRHLKEFITIFENAQLIAVGRKCEQSLSQLGEKHAAVRHPANGGAPKFRRQLLALAKGIGN; this comes from the coding sequence TTGATTACTTCATTTATCGATCGTTTAAAAGAAAAACCTTCAGGCACTCTGTTTAACCCCTGGTATGAAACGGACCCGGAGAACGATAAACATCCGGATGCACCTTCAATCCGCAGAAAACAACTTGCTCATTACCTGCAGGAGCGGGTTGGAAAAGCGAAATACCTGATGATAGCTGAAGCACTTGGATACCAGGGTGGCCATTTCACAGGAATTGCCATGACATCCGAAAGAATTCTTCTGGGCCACCAGAGAAACAAATATAGTGTTCATCCGAATCATGTCTTTCAGACGATTTCACCGGCCCGAACCAGCAAAGTATCGGTAGCTGAAAAAGGAATGACAGAACCAACAGCAACCATCATGTGGGGCGCTTTAACTGATCTTGGAATCGATCCGTATGAAGTTGTACTTTGGAACGCTGTGCCATGGCATCCGTATAATCCGAACAAAGGATTGCTCAGTAATCGAACACCTTTGCCATCAGAAATGGAAGCCGGGCTCAGACATCTTAAAGAATTTATCACGATTTTTGAAAATGCCCAACTCATTGCGGTTGGACGAAAATGTGAGCAGAGTTTATCACAATTGGGTGAGAAACATGCAGCAGTGAGGCATCCGGCAAATGGAGGCGCACCGAAATTCAGGCGACAGCTGCTTGCGCTTGCAAAAGGAATTGGGAATTAA
- a CDS encoding M24 family metallopeptidase, translating into MKEIILLLTIGILSIVDILPAQNRTDITPDILPMRDRAEVMDRWTENRLDTLVPELMHREGIDMWVLVAREYNEDPVLLTMLPATWQSSRRTTILVFYDPGDGRELERFAVSRYDIGFFETEWFPDEEPDQWKRFGELVAERNPEMIGVNVSEHFALADGISYTDYNHLKESLTFELQERIVSAENLAIGWLETRTEEEMAVYRQINRIAHNIVAQGLSEKVITPGITTTEDLQWWYRERIRDLNLTTWFHPSVSIDRSESPEHTGDFSGPADTDVILPGDIVWMDLGIEYLGLTTDTQRNAYILRQGESEAPEGLRNALEKANRVQDILTSHFETGRTGNQILSSALRQAEEEGINTTIYTHPLGYHGHGAGSTIGLWDQQDGVPGWGDYPLYPNTAHSIELNAEVYVPEWDRTILMKLEENAIFDGDDVWYIDGRMQEFYLVPRQK; encoded by the coding sequence ATGAAAGAAATAATACTTCTGCTAACGATTGGCATTTTATCAATTGTGGATATTTTACCTGCTCAGAACCGTACCGATATCACACCGGATATTCTGCCGATGCGTGATCGCGCTGAAGTGATGGACCGCTGGACCGAAAACCGTCTCGACACTCTTGTGCCTGAACTGATGCACCGGGAGGGAATCGATATGTGGGTGCTGGTGGCGCGTGAATATAATGAAGACCCGGTGCTTTTGACAATGTTACCTGCAACCTGGCAGTCTTCAAGAAGAACAACAATTCTTGTTTTCTACGATCCCGGTGATGGCCGTGAACTCGAACGATTTGCGGTTTCAAGATATGATATCGGGTTTTTTGAAACAGAGTGGTTTCCGGACGAGGAGCCCGATCAGTGGAAGCGGTTTGGAGAGCTTGTTGCAGAGCGTAATCCTGAAATGATTGGCGTAAACGTTTCCGAACACTTCGCGCTGGCCGATGGTATCAGCTATACGGATTACAATCACCTGAAAGAGAGCCTCACCTTTGAGCTGCAGGAACGAATCGTATCGGCTGAGAACCTGGCGATCGGCTGGCTGGAGACCCGCACGGAGGAGGAGATGGCGGTCTATCGGCAGATTAATCGAATTGCGCACAACATCGTGGCCCAAGGGCTTTCTGAAAAGGTGATCACACCGGGTATAACCACAACCGAGGATCTGCAGTGGTGGTATCGCGAGAGGATACGGGATCTCAACCTGACAACCTGGTTTCACCCGTCCGTTTCGATTGACCGTTCGGAATCACCTGAACACACGGGCGATTTTTCAGGCCCTGCAGACACAGATGTGATTCTGCCCGGCGATATTGTCTGGATGGATCTTGGAATTGAGTATCTTGGGTTGACCACGGATACGCAGCGGAACGCCTACATTCTGCGTCAGGGTGAATCTGAAGCACCCGAAGGATTACGCAACGCGCTGGAAAAGGCAAACCGCGTCCAGGATATCCTGACCTCACACTTCGAGACGGGCAGAACGGGAAATCAGATTCTGTCTTCCGCGCTCCGGCAGGCTGAAGAGGAGGGAATTAACACAACCATTTACACCCATCCCCTTGGCTACCACGGCCACGGCGCCGGGTCAACGATTGGACTGTGGGATCAGCAGGATGGCGTTCCGGGATGGGGAGACTATCCGCTCTATCCCAACACCGCGCACTCCATTGAGCTGAATGCAGAAGTGTATGTGCCTGAATGGGACCGCACCATTCTGATGAAGCTGGAGGAGAATGCGATTTTTGATGGGGATGATGTTTGGTACATCGATGGGCGGATGCAGGAGTTTTACCTGGTTCCGCGTCAAAAATAG